A genomic segment from Tissierellales bacterium encodes:
- a CDS encoding BglG family transcription antiterminator, giving the protein MDLSKRHLEEIQFLLGEDSYVDYQTLSERFKVSERTIRYDLDKIQDYLDYSGLEGLKRDRERGVCLDKNEELDKNLKTFYNTGYTPQYYYSREERRNLIFFKLLESEEPLNIGYFQDYFGLSKNTILKELNYIEEKVQSFNLKLIRKPRIGIYIEGREMDRRRAILDITYGNVDLEEIFSYMNFKVARSKISNVKFNTLFSDFDIDFLNGLIRMAENKLKRNFTDEGYGNLITHIALMIKRIQLQKEICLPEVSLEGICSTKEYKVAHEMILKIESTFQIEVPKDEIYYIAMHLLGTKVTDSENVEEDELMAIAKIMLEDIETLYGVRVEKDRMEMIENLIRHIRPSLYRIQYGLKLKNPMFESIYKNYKELFHHTRWVCRHLEEYIGKNINDHEIAYLTLHFGAALERAKKLPQKSKKKIVLFCATGLGTAQMLATQISNKFDCEVVKTLSSRQKYELKNLDYDEIISTVEISGMEKSEYIKVNAMLLQKDLKYLEKYLKPKYNRKESAVEKKVKKLIEATLKYADISDKAQLAYDFLYILKQSDEKLKIEEKIYMLKDLLCRETIKLGVAVADWKEAINEGADVLLEKNSIEKTYVEAIFNNFETLGAYMVVAPGIVLSHARPEDGVNDLSMSLITLKEPVEFGSELNDPVKLIVTLAAKDSTSHLKALSQLMNLFMEGEDLATIMKSSDKNEVLKIIKKHSREEI; this is encoded by the coding sequence ATGGATTTGAGTAAAAGACATTTGGAAGAGATTCAATTTTTACTTGGAGAGGATAGTTATGTAGATTATCAGACACTATCAGAGCGATTTAAAGTTAGTGAGAGAACTATTCGATACGATCTTGACAAAATTCAAGACTATCTTGATTATAGCGGGCTTGAAGGGCTCAAAAGAGATAGAGAAAGAGGAGTTTGTCTAGATAAAAATGAAGAACTTGATAAGAATCTAAAAACATTTTACAACACAGGCTATACCCCTCAATATTATTATTCAAGAGAAGAGCGCAGAAACCTAATATTTTTCAAATTACTTGAAAGTGAAGAACCACTCAATATTGGATACTTTCAAGACTATTTTGGACTTTCTAAAAACACTATATTGAAAGAACTGAACTATATAGAAGAAAAAGTTCAATCTTTCAATTTGAAATTGATAAGAAAGCCTAGAATTGGAATTTACATTGAAGGCAGGGAAATGGACAGGAGACGCGCAATATTAGACATAACGTATGGAAATGTCGATCTTGAAGAAATATTTAGCTATATGAATTTTAAAGTTGCAAGGAGTAAAATTAGTAACGTTAAATTCAACACATTGTTCTCAGATTTCGATATTGATTTTTTAAATGGACTTATAAGAATGGCAGAAAATAAATTGAAGCGAAATTTTACAGATGAGGGATATGGAAATCTTATAACACATATAGCCCTTATGATAAAGAGAATACAATTGCAAAAAGAAATTTGCCTTCCAGAGGTATCTCTTGAGGGAATTTGCAGTACTAAGGAATACAAAGTAGCACATGAAATGATATTAAAAATAGAGAGTACATTTCAGATAGAAGTTCCAAAGGATGAAATTTACTATATAGCTATGCATTTGCTTGGGACAAAGGTTACTGATAGCGAAAACGTTGAAGAAGACGAACTAATGGCAATTGCAAAAATTATGTTAGAAGATATAGAGACGCTCTATGGGGTGAGAGTAGAGAAAGATCGAATGGAAATGATTGAAAATCTAATCAGGCACATAAGACCATCACTATATAGAATTCAATATGGATTGAAACTTAAAAATCCAATGTTTGAGAGTATTTACAAGAATTACAAAGAACTATTTCATCACACTAGATGGGTGTGTAGACATCTTGAAGAGTATATAGGAAAAAACATAAATGATCATGAAATAGCTTATTTGACATTACATTTCGGGGCAGCTCTTGAAAGAGCAAAAAAATTACCACAAAAATCAAAGAAAAAAATAGTATTGTTTTGTGCAACAGGTTTAGGTACAGCGCAAATGCTTGCGACTCAAATATCAAACAAATTTGACTGTGAGGTAGTAAAGACATTATCTAGTAGACAAAAATATGAACTCAAAAATCTAGACTACGATGAAATTATATCTACAGTTGAAATTTCAGGTATGGAAAAAAGTGAGTATATCAAAGTTAATGCAATGCTTTTGCAGAAAGACTTGAAATATCTAGAGAAATATTTGAAGCCAAAATACAATCGCAAGGAAAGTGCAGTAGAGAAAAAGGTAAAGAAATTGATAGAGGCGACGCTAAAATATGCTGATATTTCAGATAAAGCTCAATTGGCTTATGATTTTTTGTATATTTTAAAGCAAAGTGATGAAAAACTGAAGATAGAGGAGAAGATTTACATGCTAAAAGACTTATTATGCCGAGAAACGATAAAATTAGGCGTAGCAGTGGCTGATTGGAAAGAGGCTATTAATGAAGGGGCTGATGTATTACTTGAAAAAAACTCGATAGAGAAGACATATGTAGAAGCTATATTTAATAACTTCGAGACGTTAGGTGCGTATATGGTAGTTGCTCCGGGGATAGTACTATCGCACGCAAGACCAGAAGATGGAGTGAATGACTTGTCAATGAGTCTTATAACATTGAAAGAGCCTGTGGAATTTGGAAGTGAGCTAAATGATCCGGTGAAACTTATAGTGACATTAGCAGCTAAAGACAGTACAAGCCATTTAAAGGCGTTGTCACAGCTTATGAACTTATTTATGGAAGGCGAAGATTTAGCTACAATAATGAAATCAAGTGATAAAAATGAAGTCTTAAAAATAATAAAAAAACATTCAAGAGAAGAAATTTAA
- a CDS encoding PTS sugar transporter subunit IIB, translating into MKILVCCGSGLGSSFMIEMNIKNVLKELGVEGVSVDHSDLSSAGGIKADFYVGTRDIASNLEGLGTTISLNSMIDKAELKEKIENALKDKGIL; encoded by the coding sequence ATGAAAATATTGGTGTGTTGCGGATCAGGGCTTGGAAGTAGTTTTATGATTGAGATGAACATAAAAAACGTGCTAAAAGAACTTGGCGTAGAAGGAGTTAGTGTTGATCACTCAGATTTATCTAGTGCGGGTGGAATCAAAGCGGATTTTTACGTTGGAACTAGAGATATAGCTAGCAATTTAGAAGGGCTAGGAACAACTATTTCATTAAATAGCATGATAGATAAGGCCGAATTGAAGGAAAAGATTGAAAATGCACTTAAAGACAAGGGGATTCTATAG
- a CDS encoding PTS ascorbate transporter subunit IIC produces MLKLILDILSVPAILVGLIALVGLIAQKKPSSDIIKGTIKTILGFLVLGGGAGIVVGALSHFGVMFQEGFGVSGVVPNNEAVVAMALGKYGTATALIMVFGMLTNILIARFTKLKYIFLTGHHTLYMSCMVAIILVVGGLNGVALIAVGSIIMGIIMAVFPALAQPTMKKITGTDDVAFAHFGTTGYILAAFIGKLVGKGSKSTEEMEFPKGLSFLRDSSVAISLTMAVCYFVVAIASGSNYVETNLSGGQNFLVFSLIQAITFAGGVYIILQGVRLVLAEIVPAFTGISMKIVPNAKPALDCPVVFPYAPNAVLIGFLSSFLGGIVGMFLLGSLNAVIILPGVVPHFFCGATAGVFGNATGGKRGAIIGAFAHGLLITFLPVLLMPVLGDLGFAGTTFSDADFGVVGILLGNIIKLIGA; encoded by the coding sequence ATGTTAAAATTGATACTCGATATTTTAAGTGTCCCGGCAATTCTAGTGGGTTTGATTGCATTAGTGGGATTGATTGCTCAAAAGAAACCATCATCAGATATTATTAAAGGAACTATTAAGACGATACTTGGATTTTTGGTACTTGGCGGTGGAGCTGGGATAGTAGTAGGAGCTCTATCTCATTTCGGAGTAATGTTTCAAGAAGGATTTGGCGTTAGTGGAGTTGTACCGAACAATGAAGCTGTAGTTGCAATGGCACTTGGCAAATACGGAACAGCTACTGCACTTATAATGGTATTTGGTATGCTTACAAACATATTGATTGCAAGATTTACAAAACTAAAATATATATTCCTCACAGGACACCATACTCTATACATGTCTTGTATGGTTGCAATCATATTGGTTGTCGGTGGTTTAAATGGAGTAGCACTTATAGCAGTTGGTTCAATAATAATGGGAATAATAATGGCAGTATTCCCAGCACTTGCTCAGCCAACTATGAAAAAAATAACAGGGACAGATGATGTTGCATTTGCGCATTTTGGAACGACAGGATATATACTAGCTGCATTTATAGGGAAGCTAGTTGGTAAAGGTTCCAAATCTACGGAGGAGATGGAGTTTCCAAAGGGTTTATCATTCCTTAGAGATAGCTCAGTAGCAATATCACTTACTATGGCTGTTTGTTACTTTGTAGTTGCAATAGCTAGTGGTTCGAATTATGTAGAGACAAACTTAAGTGGTGGACAAAACTTCTTAGTATTTTCATTAATACAGGCAATTACATTTGCTGGTGGAGTTTATATCATATTACAGGGTGTTAGACTAGTACTAGCTGAAATAGTTCCGGCATTTACAGGAATTTCCATGAAAATAGTACCAAATGCAAAACCAGCACTAGACTGCCCTGTAGTATTCCCATATGCTCCAAATGCAGTATTGATAGGATTCTTGTCAAGTTTCCTCGGTGGTATAGTTGGAATGTTTTTATTAGGTAGCTTGAATGCAGTAATCATACTACCAGGTGTTGTACCTCATTTCTTCTGTGGAGCGACTGCTGGAGTATTTGGAAATGCAACTGGTGGAAAGCGAGGCGCAATAATAGGTGCATTTGCACATGGATTATTGATTACATTCTTGCCAGTATTACTTATGCCAGTACTTGGAGATTTGGGATTCGCAGGAACAACATTCTCAGATGCTGACTTCGGAGTAGTTGGTATATTGCTTGGAAATATAATTAAACTCATAGGAGCATAG